In the genome of Daucus carota subsp. sativus chromosome 9, DH1 v3.0, whole genome shotgun sequence, the window ctatctttacatttcaagaacgatacccacccctccgttaaattccgttaaaatactctttCCATCTCAATTTAcgtgtcccttttgcttttcgaggagtcaaattgactaatttttgaccaactatccaaaaagtaaatctaatctattttaatatgtaactttctatttcctaaaataataaataaatattttctaatagttggttaaaaattagtcaatttgacttctcgaaaagcaaaagggacatgtaaattgagacggagagagtattttaacggaagttaacgaaAGTTAAAGGAATTTAACGgcggggtgcgtatcgttcttgaaatgtaaagatagggggtgcgagttgagtttctcaaagtatgggtacaatatcgtttttgaacgatagttagAGGGtacgatatgcaattacctttaaaattatttgtaagAGGTTGAAATGATAACTTCAAAAAAATGACAACCAATTAAAcagaatattatttaatattttaagttataatatattaaataaatttctactaaaatttcaattttgttaattaaatatTCAGTTTGAACTATATCAAGTCTTTGTAATTTTTCGCAaggatataaatttttaatatttatataagttgcTGTATCATTTTGTTTTTGCTATTTCAACTTCAACATTTTGGATcaattaacttaaaaattatGAGGGCTAACACAAGACATAATTACAGGTGCAACCCAATTGCTACGCCCTGGTAATCAACGTCGAATGTGGCAACGAAAACTGGTATAGGGGCAATGATCGCTCAATGTTGATCTCAAACTGCATCTTTCGCGTTGGTGGCGCTGCGATTTTACTCTCCAATCGATCCATTGATCGTTTTTATTCCAAGTACCAACTCATTCACACTGTGCGTACTCATAAAGGAGCAGATGATCTAGCTTACAACTCTGTATCACAACAAGAAGACGACGACAAAAGCCTAGTTGGCATCAAGCTCTCTAAAGAACTTGTTGCCGTTGCTGGAGATGCGATAAAAACCAACATCACTGAACTTGGCCCATTAGTCCTTCCATTTTCAGAGCAATTCTTGTTTTTGGCAACCAAACTTGCCAAGAAGATCTTCAAGATGAAAATTGCGGTGTATGTTCCAGATTTTAAGCTAGCTATCGAGCACTTTTGTATCCATGCAGGCGGACCAGCTGTGTTGGATGCAATGGAGAAAAACTTGCAGATGACGGAATGGCATATGGAGCCTTCAAGAATGAGCCTTTACAGGTTTGGTAATACTTCCAGCTGTTCTATCTGGTATGAGCTTGCATATGCTGAGGCTAAGGGCAGGATCCGAAGAGGCGACAGGGTTTGGCAGATTGCATTTGGGTCAGGCTTCAAGTGTAGCAGTTCTGTGTGGCGTGCTCTGACAGATGTTGATCCGATTGGGGAGGAAAATCCTTGGATGGATGAGATCAATGACTTCCCAGTGATCGTGCCTAAAGTCCAAGTTTTCGAGTGATTTCACATTTTCAATTCCTCTGCTGATTCGCCGTACTTCCTTTTAATTCGTTTGTTAATGCAAGATTTGTATTCAACGTTGTAATAAAAGGTTTGGACTATAAATTTGATATCAGAAGTTTTATTTACTAGACTTAGATTCAGTTTCAAGCAGTCATTGCTTCCTTTTAGTTCTTTTCAGgaatttttgtttcaaaattacAATTCGTCTTTAAATATAAACCCTGGATATGCAAGCATGATCACTGAAGCATGATgcacttaattttatttatatatggagTATTATATATTGTGTTCCATCCAATATAAGCTTTGCAGAAGCAAGCTCAACGAGCTTCAAACATGATACTCAGATATATGGAGAAATACAGCTCAGATTGCTGGATACTCAGATAAATGCAGAATTTAAGCAGAAATACATGCAAAAGATACATATAGAACATAATCGTAAAAGGTTTATACAGTTCGTTAGAGGTACCCTCATTTTTCAGTTGCATGATTCCTTTATCTTGGATACCATATGATCAGATTTCTGCAGTAAAAGGACAGCTTGATAATTAGATGACATCACTCAGGAATTAGAACACTAAGGCCTAATTCGAACTTATGTCATGTTCTCATTTTTAAtgaaatgtaattttattttaagttattaaaTTTTGGAACTCGGAATGAAAAgtaatatctatttatattaaataatctcAGTTTTTAGCTTATTCAATCaattaacataattataaatattcaaattaccaaaaaattcacatattaatatccgaattttaagcaaaaaaatcACCAGCCTAGCCGCCCTGCTGGGAacgggaaaaaaataaaattaaacatacCCTGTCCGTCCCTCCCAGGGTCGATCGAGAATTTGGTGGTTGAAAATAACCACTTCTCTATCCGCACGTGGCAGGGTCGGCCAGAACTAAAACCTCCATTTGCATGTATCCGCCCGGAAAGCTTGAATTAGGGTGGTCATATTTGAAAAGTGAAAAAAAGGATggttaattttgtaaaaaatgcGTTCAGAGTGGTTAGGAATGCAAACGAGCCTCCCAACACCATCTTGATCTTTCAGAAGATACGTTCCCTTAACACTCATCATTTGATGTACTGCATAAACCGAAGTTACTGTTAAAAAAACGAGTGAGAACGCGGACGGAGTAAGCAGAACAAGGTAGTTATTTTCTGTCTTGCTATTGATATTTACCGAATATATTTACCCTTTTGATATTTGCGGTCCGGTTCCAAAGCACAAGCCTCGCAATTTAGCTTGTAACATTCATTATATTCCTATCCTGCGGGACTGCATGCGGTCCCGTTCCGAGGGACAAAACACAACAATTTAGCTAATTGTAActttcattatatttctatccTTCATTGTTCGAGTAATGTAAGATGTACAGAATTGCGTATAAAAAATTTGTATGAAATTATATGACAATTGACGTGGaatgttttaattgaaattgTTGGTGTGTATACAGGGGCCCATTTCAATTAAAACTCATCACATATCattatttacaatattttgTACACAATTCTGTACACCAaacatttttcttattattctCTTGATCCCATAAAGTAGTACTATGCACATGGGGTATGACACGGAGGTTAAAAAAATGTGTAATTTAATGAAGATAAGTAAGAAAAGTGGGCGAAATGGGACCAACTactatttaatgtataaaaaaaagtgTAGTGAAATACAATTGAATGAGACATAAAAAAAAGAAACTATATAGAAATGAATAGGACCGAAAGTATATAAATTGATTGCGCCTGTTTTGTCAGCTGATCACCCAATTCTCATTTCTCACCAAGGTTCTTTATCTTTCCCAAGTTCATAATTTCACTCTGTTGATCCTTAGAAAGAGAAGTTCATAAATCTAAGAATGATTCGCGTAAAACATGCATTCCATTATCTTACCGCAAACATGTATCTCCTTCTTATACTCCTTGTGGCAATCTTTTACCATCATTGTTCTTTCGTCAACAAGAAAAATTTATTGGCGTTATATGTAATGCAACTAGACAATCACAAACTCCATCTGGTTGAAACAATATTGTTGTCATGTTTTCTAGTtatgtttcatttcaagctaCATTCACGAAAAGTTTATCTGGTAAATTATGCATGTTACAAGCCAGACGCCTCTTTAATGTGTAGCAAACAACAGTTCATGCACCTCTCGAGAAGCTGCAGGGCTTTCAACGAAGAAAGCTTGGCTTTTCAGAAGAAAGTATTAGAAAGGTCAGGAATCGGTGAGAAGACGTATTTGCCGGAGGGGCTGCTGACAGTTCCAGCAAAGGAGGGTTTGAGTGAGGCAAGAGAAGAGGCCGAGAGAGTGATGTTTGGAGCTGTAGATGAGCTCTTTAGTAAGGTCAGGCTCAAGGTAAATGACATTGGAATTTTGGTGTTGAATTGCAGCATGTTCAGTCCAACACCATCTTTGTCTTCTGCTGTAGTGAATCGTTACAAGCTAAGAAGCAACATTTTGAGCTACAATCTTGGTGGAATGGGTTGCAGTGCAGGAATGATTTCTATCGATCTTGCCAAACATCTTTTACAAGTAAGTAGCCGTAACATATCATTAATTACCATACTaataagtaattaaaattaggtgtcctttttatatataaataaatatattgtcaaaattataagaaaacttgatataatatattattaattgaaaaataacaattaatatatactaatacGCTTGTAATTAACTGAAGTTAAGTATCCTTTTATATGTGAAAACTCTCATTTTAACAAGGGTACACATACAAGAGCATTCTAATTCATTTGATTTTACTGCCCAGCATGAGTAGGGTATTCATTTAATACCAACACTCGATGCTcataatattttactattttgaCACATGAAGATTTCACTAGTAATGACATTCATTTAATTCATCTGTATTATTTTATTGTGGGACACTCATTTAATTTCACTATCAGGTACTACCTCCGTCTCTTTTattacttgtcactttgactttttgcacgtaatttaagatgattaaagaacatacttctacttattatttttaaaattttctttttctgaattaaaatttatagtttatatttttattcacaaaaaagaaattttaaaaataatgagcggaattatattttttactcaccttaagttacgtgcaaaaagtcaaagtgacaagtaaaaagggacggaggtagtattaTTGTATATCACTATTTGACATTCATTTAATTGAgttttgaatatttaatataCATTCGAAACACTATTTACTCATTTAATTTCAAACATAATCATGTTATATTGTCACTATATCATTAAATTCAGTTATTTAGATTAATGAAAAAACATATGCCGATATGCACAACACCAATTCTGACCAATTACGACGGATATCTTACGACAAAAAAGGCGGAGCGCAAAACTTACGACGGAAAACCACTATTCGTCGTATGTTCTCGTCAATACTTACGACGTAACAACCTTCCGTCGTATGATTCCCTAGAATTCAGGcacaaactaataaaatataataaatcttttCCCGCGAAAAATACCGTCGTAACgaacc includes:
- the LOC108201657 gene encoding 3-ketoacyl-CoA synthase 2, which encodes MIRVKHAYHYLTANMYLLLILLVAIFYLHCSFVNKKDLWTLYVMQLNNILKLHPVETILLSCFLVMFHFKLHARNVYLVNYASYKPDASLMCSKQQFMHLSRSSGAFNEESLAFQKKVLERSGIGEKSYLPEGLLTVPAKEGLSEARKEAENVMFGAVDELFSKVRLKVNDIGILVLNCSIFSPTPSLSSAIVNRYKLRSNILSYNLGGMGCSAGMISIDLAKRLLQVQPNCYALVINVECGNENWYRGNDRSMLISNCIFRVGGAAILLSNRSIDRFYSKYQLIHTVRTHKGADDLAYNSVSQQEDDDKSLVGIKLSKELVAVAGDAIKTNITELGPLVLPFSEQFLFLATKLAKKIFKMKIAVYVPDFKLAIEHFCIHAGGPAVLDAMEKNLQMTEWHMEPSRMSLYRFGNTSSCSIWYELAYAEAKGRIRRGDRVWQIAFGSGFKCSSSVWRALTDVDPIGEENPWMDEINDFPVIVPKVQVFE